In the Syntrophorhabdaceae bacterium genome, TGTCTCACCTTTCAGGTTGATGCCGCGTGCGAGGACCTTCTTTGCCCTTTTTATGTATTCATAAAATTTCGGCACGCTCAGGCACCCTTCTTCGGCGGTCTCCTCAGAATCGGTCTCGACAATGACAGGGTTGATAAGGACGATATGCCTGTTCTCCAATTTATTGAGACGCTCTTCGATGGTGATAAGCCTGATCGGGATCCCGACCTGATTTGCGGCAAGGCCGGCCCCGTTCGAGAGCCTCATCGTCTCGATCATGTCCTCGGAAAGCTTCAGGATCTCGTCGGTAACATTTTTAACAGGTTTGGCGAGTTTTCTGAGTATGGGGTCAGGGAATGTCCTTATTTCGATAAGTG is a window encoding:
- the def gene encoding peptide deformylase, coding for MALIEIRTFPDPILRKLAKPVKNVTDEILKLSEDMIETMRLSNGAGLAANQVGIPIRLITIEERLNKLENRHIVLINPVIVETDSEETAEEGCLSVPKFYEYIKRAKKVLARGINLKGETIELECEGQLARAIQHEIDHLNGVLFIDHLSPVKKNLFKKKYHKGRK